From a single Planctellipticum variicoloris genomic region:
- a CDS encoding DUF711 family protein produces MLVSQLKQVVETPLEVRSVTLGVQIADCSERNLHRMCESIYQRITDVAGRLAPVCAEVSSSFGVPIMQRRLAVTPIEQVAHGFGPDDLVHVARTLDGAAANVHVDRISGYSIDVRRGMSNGARQFIASLPLVLSQTTRVRAAVQVASSDTGVNMDAVQLVAHKLRETAEASSERGGDAAAKLSVVANNAMEHPHLTGAVLPSGSGDLVLFVGVGAAGAIRAALERRLQEDRRATWQDLAGEIQSAAFQAIRAAEVVGRELADRLGADFGSVDCTLAPTLRPGDSVAGLLPLLGVGSLGGPGTLAALVLLVNAVRTAAGFASCSASAHTRVMLSVLEDPVLIAATQEPHLTFDQLARLAGAGVNGLDLLPIPGDTDAGTLTGILADQMALAVLQHRPSSVRVIPVPGKKAGDRVSYGSHMGEAGILEIPWSGQCRAFMDRTGMLPPPRS; encoded by the coding sequence GTGCTCGTCTCTCAACTGAAGCAGGTGGTGGAGACGCCTCTGGAAGTGCGATCGGTGACGCTCGGCGTGCAGATCGCCGACTGCAGCGAACGCAACCTGCATCGGATGTGCGAGTCGATTTACCAGCGGATCACCGACGTGGCCGGTCGACTCGCGCCGGTCTGCGCCGAGGTCTCTTCGAGTTTCGGCGTGCCGATCATGCAGCGGCGGCTGGCGGTCACGCCGATCGAGCAGGTCGCGCATGGTTTCGGTCCGGACGACCTGGTGCACGTCGCCCGGACGCTGGACGGGGCCGCGGCGAATGTGCATGTGGACCGGATCAGCGGTTATTCGATCGACGTCCGGCGAGGGATGTCGAACGGTGCGCGACAATTCATCGCCAGCCTGCCGCTGGTGCTCAGTCAGACGACACGGGTGCGGGCGGCGGTCCAGGTTGCCTCCAGCGACACGGGGGTCAACATGGACGCCGTGCAGCTTGTTGCCCACAAGCTGCGCGAGACTGCCGAAGCGAGCAGCGAGCGCGGCGGCGATGCGGCGGCGAAACTCTCCGTCGTCGCTAACAACGCCATGGAGCATCCGCATCTGACCGGGGCGGTCCTGCCGTCAGGCAGCGGAGACCTGGTGTTATTCGTCGGGGTCGGTGCGGCCGGCGCCATTCGAGCGGCGCTCGAACGCCGGCTGCAGGAGGATCGCCGGGCGACGTGGCAGGACCTGGCGGGCGAGATTCAATCGGCTGCCTTTCAGGCGATTCGCGCGGCCGAAGTGGTTGGCCGGGAACTGGCGGATCGACTTGGGGCGGATTTCGGATCGGTAGACTGCACGCTGGCGCCGACGCTGCGTCCGGGGGACAGCGTGGCCGGGCTGCTGCCCCTGCTGGGGGTGGGATCGCTGGGAGGTCCGGGGACATTGGCGGCGCTCGTGCTGCTGGTGAACGCGGTGCGGACGGCGGCCGGTTTTGCGTCGTGTTCCGCGTCGGCGCACACGCGGGTGATGCTGTCCGTTCTCGAAGATCCGGTGCTGATCGCGGCGACTCAGGAGCCGCATCTGACGTTCGATCAACTGGCGCGCCTCGCCGGAGCGGGAGTCAACGGGCTGGACTTGCTGCCGATCCCCGGCGATACGGATGCCGGGACCTTGACGGGGATACTGGCGGACCAGATGGCGCTGGCGGTGCTGCAGCACCGGCCCTCCTCCGTACGCGTGATTCCGGTGCCGGGCAAGAAGGCCGGAGATCGGGTCAGCTACGGGAGCCACATGGGAGAGGCGGGAATTCTGGAGATCCCGTGGTCCGGCCAGTGCCGGGCGTTCATGGATCGGACCGGCATGCTCCCTCCTCCGCGGAGCTGA
- a CDS encoding glycine cleavage system protein R → MAKRYVMTVLAANRVGMLAALANALDELGGNILATSQAVMDRFFTLIMSVEFPEGRPREVVLDHIQAVCRPFAAEVSLKELADDDACDSVPDRQQAERYVLTVSGPDRPGVLRRLAHRLAQDGIDVMDLQASRVDEGRQFRFFMEIYVPAGVDIGRLARDLQEVEPQGTLATTLQRRTVLDAMMCPDPPRFRDKG, encoded by the coding sequence ATGGCCAAGCGATATGTCATGACTGTGCTCGCGGCGAACCGCGTGGGGATGCTGGCGGCCTTGGCGAATGCGCTGGATGAACTGGGCGGGAATATTCTCGCGACCAGTCAGGCGGTCATGGACCGCTTTTTCACGCTGATCATGTCGGTGGAGTTCCCCGAGGGGCGGCCGCGGGAAGTCGTCCTGGATCACATTCAGGCTGTCTGTCGGCCATTTGCCGCGGAAGTCAGCCTGAAAGAGCTCGCCGACGACGATGCGTGCGACTCGGTCCCCGACCGGCAGCAGGCCGAACGGTACGTTCTGACCGTTTCCGGGCCTGATCGCCCGGGCGTCCTCCGTCGGCTGGCCCATCGACTGGCCCAGGACGGAATCGACGTCATGGACCTGCAGGCCTCGCGCGTCGACGAAGGGCGGCAGTTCCGGTTCTTCATGGAGATCTACGTTCCCGCCGGCGTGGACATCGGCAGACTGGCGCGGGATCTGCAGGAAGTGGAACCTCAGGGGACGCTCGCAACCACGCTGCAGCGACGGACGGTGCTGGACGCGATGATGTGTCCGGATCCGCCGCGGTTCCGGGACAAAGGGTGA
- a CDS encoding lactonase family protein produces MFSRSWLPALLLVATATTGFAQDSAKSMFVFVGTYTGGKSQGIYTLNLDMNTGALTPVTVTSGIKNPSFVAIHPGGKLLYAVSEIADLDGKPTGGVTAFAIDTQTGGLTALNSQSSTGAGPCYVTVDKSGKTVLAANYGGGSVVSFPVAEDGKLGPAASSIQHRGSSVNPRRQEGPHAHSINVDASNRFAIAADLGLDKLLVYKLDSVKSTLTPNEPPFGALPPGSGPRHFAFHPNGKFSYTNNELTSTVTLLDWNSALGTLAARQTLSTLPADFPQERNSTAEVQVHPSGSFLYVSNRGHDSLAIFSIDPLNGELHSVGHEATAGKTPRNFGIDPTGTFVLAANQDSDSIQVFRVDLTSGHLMPVGGPVEVPRPVCVKFLPR; encoded by the coding sequence ATGTTTTCCCGGAGTTGGCTCCCCGCACTGTTGCTCGTCGCAACCGCGACGACAGGCTTCGCTCAAGATTCGGCCAAATCGATGTTCGTTTTCGTCGGCACCTATACCGGCGGAAAAAGTCAGGGCATCTATACGCTGAATCTCGACATGAACACCGGCGCGCTGACGCCCGTGACCGTCACGTCAGGAATCAAGAACCCCTCGTTTGTCGCCATTCATCCGGGCGGAAAACTGCTCTATGCCGTCAGCGAGATCGCTGATCTCGACGGCAAGCCCACCGGCGGCGTCACCGCCTTCGCCATCGACACGCAAACCGGAGGACTGACGGCCCTCAACTCTCAATCTTCCACCGGCGCCGGCCCCTGTTATGTGACGGTCGATAAGTCCGGCAAAACGGTGCTGGCCGCCAATTACGGCGGCGGCAGCGTCGTCTCGTTTCCCGTCGCGGAAGACGGCAAGCTGGGGCCGGCCGCCAGTTCCATCCAGCACCGCGGTTCGAGCGTCAATCCCCGCCGACAGGAAGGGCCGCACGCGCACTCGATCAACGTCGACGCCTCCAACCGCTTTGCGATCGCCGCCGACCTCGGACTCGACAAACTTCTGGTCTACAAGCTCGATTCGGTCAAGAGCACGCTGACTCCGAATGAACCGCCGTTCGGCGCATTGCCTCCCGGCAGCGGTCCCCGGCACTTTGCCTTCCACCCGAACGGCAAATTCAGCTACACCAATAACGAACTGACTTCGACGGTCACGCTGCTCGACTGGAATTCCGCGCTCGGCACGCTCGCGGCGCGCCAGACTCTGAGCACGCTCCCGGCAGATTTTCCGCAGGAACGCAACTCGACGGCAGAGGTCCAGGTCCACCCCTCGGGGAGCTTTCTCTATGTTTCGAACCGCGGCCATGACAGCCTGGCGATTTTCAGCATCGATCCGTTGAATGGAGAGTTGCACTCGGTCGGCCATGAAGCCACCGCGGGCAAGACCCCCCGCAATTTCGGCATCGATCCGACCGGAACATTCGTGCTCGCCGCCAATCAGGACAGCGACTCGATCCAGGTGTTCCGGGTCGATCTGACCTCCGGTCATCTGATGCCGGTCGGCGGGCCGGTTGAGGTTCCGCGTCCCGTTTGCGTCAAGTTTCTGCCCCGGTAG
- a CDS encoding MIP/aquaporin family protein: MPDDRQPSAPTAASLGLAEFLGTFLLVFFGCGAVHAAVLTSAQTGLWQVAIVWGLAIMIAIYTIGAISGAHINPAITFAFAAWGRVGWGRVPLYVISQLLGAFAAAAVLYVLFSGLHIEQEKNLGIRRGSPGSELTAMCYGEFFPNPGGATEDGKFSMAKFRQMRSRFGQGQAFLAEVLGTAILAMVVFAVTDAKNSGAPAAGFAPVFIGLTVAALISVIAPLTQACFNPARDFAPRVFSSLAGWGSLPFTSNGIGWLTVYILAPTAGAWIGAGIYERLIRPGLPAGR, translated from the coding sequence ATGCCGGACGATCGACAGCCCTCTGCTCCCACCGCCGCCTCGCTCGGACTGGCCGAGTTTCTCGGCACGTTTCTGCTGGTGTTTTTCGGGTGCGGAGCGGTCCACGCTGCCGTGCTGACCAGCGCCCAGACGGGGCTGTGGCAGGTGGCGATTGTGTGGGGTCTGGCGATCATGATCGCCATCTATACGATCGGGGCTATCAGCGGGGCGCATATCAATCCGGCGATCACTTTCGCATTCGCCGCCTGGGGGCGAGTGGGGTGGGGGCGGGTTCCCCTGTATGTGATCAGCCAGTTGCTGGGGGCGTTTGCGGCGGCGGCCGTTTTGTATGTCCTGTTTTCGGGCCTGCATATCGAACAGGAAAAAAACCTCGGCATCCGGCGCGGTTCTCCGGGGAGCGAGCTGACGGCCATGTGCTATGGCGAGTTTTTTCCCAACCCCGGCGGCGCCACCGAAGACGGAAAGTTTTCGATGGCGAAATTCCGGCAGATGCGGTCCCGCTTCGGTCAGGGCCAGGCGTTTCTGGCCGAGGTGCTCGGGACTGCGATTCTGGCGATGGTGGTTTTCGCGGTCACGGATGCGAAGAATTCGGGGGCGCCGGCGGCGGGCTTTGCCCCCGTGTTTATCGGGCTCACGGTCGCGGCTCTGATTTCGGTGATTGCGCCCCTGACGCAGGCCTGTTTCAATCCGGCTCGCGATTTCGCGCCGCGGGTGTTTTCCAGCCTGGCCGGCTGGGGGAGTCTGCCGTTCACCAGCAACGGCATCGGCTGGCTGACGGTCTACATTCTGGCTCCGACGGCAGGGGCCTGGATCGGGGCCGGGATTTACGAACGATTGATCCGGCCGGGACTGCCCGCCGGCCGGTGA
- a CDS encoding transglutaminase-like domain-containing protein, with protein sequence MKLALAVLLCAGWSGIAFSEERLDPALPYQAERSHPVTYDVEFAFVVTAPYKTKQLRVWVPLPPSDVAQEVTGRELSAFPDDVRPEIATETVYGNQFACFTFEKPQGAQIVRHRFQVTAWELNWKIDPAKVETVRNWPASFAPYRRSDGGAVVVDQRFENLLAEIVPERATAAGDFQRVLKWVDRNFEYDHVNASLQARSEHGLERRRGHCSDYHGFCAAMGRALGVPTRVTYGINPFPKASPSHCKLEAYLAPYGWVSFDVSETQKLAELIRKTPELTDEQRLGLIARAQGRLMSGFRDNTWFLQTRGSRYELAPRASSGPVNVVRTIYAEADGVPLVEPDPSNKDQTAFTWMTAHRYRADRDVAYPFADVRSLEE encoded by the coding sequence ATGAAACTTGCGCTGGCGGTCCTCCTGTGCGCGGGTTGGTCGGGGATCGCCTTCTCCGAGGAACGGCTCGATCCGGCTCTTCCGTATCAGGCCGAGCGGAGCCATCCGGTTACGTACGACGTCGAATTCGCCTTTGTAGTGACCGCCCCGTACAAGACGAAGCAGCTCCGGGTCTGGGTGCCGTTGCCTCCGTCGGATGTCGCGCAGGAAGTCACTGGCCGGGAGCTTTCGGCGTTCCCGGACGACGTCCGTCCGGAGATCGCCACTGAAACGGTTTACGGCAATCAGTTTGCCTGCTTCACCTTCGAGAAGCCGCAAGGGGCTCAGATCGTCCGGCATCGGTTCCAGGTCACGGCCTGGGAGCTGAACTGGAAGATTGACCCGGCCAAAGTCGAAACGGTCCGCAACTGGCCGGCGAGCTTCGCCCCGTATCGGCGGAGCGATGGCGGAGCGGTTGTCGTCGACCAGCGATTCGAGAACTTGCTGGCGGAGATTGTTCCGGAACGGGCGACGGCTGCGGGAGACTTTCAGCGGGTCCTGAAGTGGGTTGACCGAAACTTCGAATATGACCACGTGAATGCGTCGCTGCAGGCCCGTTCCGAGCACGGGCTCGAACGCCGTCGGGGGCACTGCAGCGATTATCACGGGTTCTGCGCCGCGATGGGTCGAGCGCTCGGGGTGCCGACGCGGGTCACTTACGGGATCAATCCGTTCCCCAAGGCGTCGCCGTCGCACTGCAAACTCGAAGCGTATCTCGCGCCGTACGGCTGGGTCAGCTTCGATGTTTCCGAGACGCAGAAGCTGGCGGAGCTGATCCGTAAGACGCCGGAGCTGACCGACGAGCAGCGGCTGGGCTTGATCGCCCGGGCGCAAGGCCGGCTGATGTCCGGTTTCCGCGATAACACCTGGTTCCTGCAGACTCGCGGGAGCCGGTACGAGCTGGCTCCCAGAGCCAGTAGCGGCCCGGTCAACGTCGTCCGGACGATTTACGCCGAGGCGGACGGCGTCCCGCTCGTCGAGCCCGATCCATCCAACAAGGATCAGACAGCCTTCACCTGGATGACGGCCCACCGGTATCGGGCGGATCGTGATGTGGCGTATCCGTTCGCGGACGTGCGGAGCCTGGAAGAGTAG
- a CDS encoding DUF1559 domain-containing protein produces the protein MTPARITAALLAVIALARVASAADATLAQIAPLLEEGTVAVVRLDLALQDAASLARLIPQSAARTPEQTTLIVTYADSIRSRLQGLGATRVYAIISSADLGRAGPFWLIPASEPAVARKIAAYLATGNPDSAEDPEAATLGVPLRVTLRDSVVFCGHAGAFDRLGRVLCPPRPDLETAFAAAGDVPIAVAVAPSPAQRRILREFWPTFPAESGQLAPEAAASIQWISLALDTGRNEARLQLAASSPADAASIAAWAPTFLTWLDRQSTPDAPAADPLPANLLTAAGDRIDARVSLQNPIASRLFDRLCGGNFFAAEAFDAVHSLKQLGLAMHNFHDAWGSFPPPASFSKDGKPLLSWRVHLLPYLDQSPLYAKFHLDEPWDSPHNRPLLRQMPAVFASDAIDRNLECKTTFLLPVADETPFHGKSGTPIRDIRDGTSNTVMILQASPEQAVPWTKPEDLPIDWKHLDKLFPASLNSFRAAFCDGSVHSHLNPKMPADTLQRILQHNDGQPVDTNTLR, from the coding sequence ATGACTCCCGCTCGGATCACCGCGGCCCTGCTGGCCGTCATCGCCCTCGCCCGCGTGGCTTCAGCCGCCGACGCCACGCTCGCCCAGATCGCCCCCTTGCTCGAAGAGGGAACCGTCGCCGTCGTCCGGCTCGACCTCGCCCTCCAGGACGCCGCATCCCTCGCCCGCCTGATCCCCCAGTCCGCAGCCCGCACCCCCGAGCAGACCACGCTGATCGTCACCTACGCCGACAGCATCCGCTCCCGACTGCAGGGCCTCGGCGCCACCCGCGTCTACGCCATCATCAGCTCCGCCGACCTCGGCCGCGCCGGTCCCTTCTGGCTGATCCCCGCCTCCGAACCAGCCGTCGCCCGTAAAATCGCGGCCTATCTCGCCACCGGCAATCCGGACTCCGCCGAAGACCCCGAAGCCGCCACGCTCGGCGTCCCCCTCCGCGTCACGCTCCGCGATTCCGTCGTCTTCTGCGGCCACGCAGGAGCCTTCGATCGCCTCGGCCGCGTCCTCTGCCCCCCGCGCCCCGACCTCGAGACCGCCTTCGCCGCCGCCGGCGACGTCCCCATTGCCGTCGCCGTTGCCCCCTCCCCCGCGCAGCGCCGTATACTCCGCGAATTCTGGCCGACGTTCCCGGCCGAATCGGGCCAGCTCGCCCCCGAGGCCGCCGCCTCCATCCAATGGATCTCCTTGGCGCTCGACACCGGACGCAATGAAGCTCGGCTCCAGCTCGCAGCGTCCAGCCCCGCCGACGCCGCTTCCATCGCCGCCTGGGCCCCCACCTTCTTGACGTGGCTCGACCGGCAGTCGACGCCGGACGCTCCCGCCGCCGATCCCCTTCCCGCGAACCTCCTGACAGCCGCCGGCGACCGCATCGATGCCCGCGTCTCCTTGCAGAATCCCATCGCCAGCCGCCTGTTCGACCGCCTGTGCGGCGGCAACTTCTTCGCCGCCGAAGCCTTCGACGCCGTCCACAGCCTCAAGCAGCTCGGCCTCGCCATGCATAACTTCCACGACGCCTGGGGCAGCTTCCCCCCTCCCGCCAGCTTCTCGAAAGACGGCAAACCCCTCCTGAGCTGGCGCGTCCATCTCCTCCCCTACCTCGACCAGAGCCCCCTCTACGCCAAGTTTCATCTCGACGAACCCTGGGACAGCCCCCACAACCGCCCCCTCCTCCGCCAGATGCCCGCCGTCTTCGCCTCGGACGCCATCGATCGCAACCTCGAATGCAAAACCACCTTCCTCCTCCCGGTCGCCGACGAAACCCCCTTCCACGGCAAATCCGGCACGCCCATCCGCGACATCCGCGACGGCACCTCCAACACGGTCATGATCCTGCAGGCCTCCCCCGAACAGGCCGTCCCTTGGACAAAACCCGAAGATCTGCCGATCGACTGGAAACACCTCGACAAGCTCTTCCCGGCGTCCCTGAACTCCTTCCGAGCCGCATTCTGCGACGGCTCCGTCCACTCGCATCTCAACCCAAAGATGCCAGCCGACACCCTGCAGCGCATCCTCCAGCACAACGATGGCCAACCCGTCGATACAAACACGCTGCGATGA
- a CDS encoding RNA polymerase sigma factor, with product MPVAAELLARLLEEHSSALELYARQWSSSPADVVQEAFVRLARQSGTPASPAAWLFTVVRNLAISDRRASVRRARHESAAANGDGWFEPDPAGGLDASAATQALRQLPEETREIVIAHLWGGLSFGEIAGLIGRSSSTAHRRYLEGIEELRKHLGVPCPK from the coding sequence ATGCCCGTCGCCGCGGAACTACTGGCACGTCTGCTGGAGGAACACTCCTCCGCGCTGGAGCTTTATGCCCGGCAGTGGAGCAGCTCGCCGGCCGATGTCGTGCAGGAAGCCTTCGTGCGACTCGCCCGCCAATCCGGGACGCCGGCCAGTCCCGCCGCCTGGCTGTTTACCGTCGTCCGCAATCTGGCCATCAGCGACCGGCGGGCCTCGGTCCGCCGAGCCCGGCATGAGTCCGCCGCCGCGAATGGCGATGGCTGGTTCGAGCCCGACCCCGCCGGAGGACTGGACGCCTCCGCCGCCACCCAGGCCCTGCGGCAATTGCCGGAAGAAACGCGCGAAATCGTCATCGCCCACCTCTGGGGCGGGTTGTCGTTCGGAGAAATCGCCGGGCTCATCGGCCGGTCGTCGAGCACGGCTCACCGCCGGTATCTCGAGGGAATTGAAGAACTGCGCAAGCATCTGGGGGTGCCATGTCCCAAATGA